CGCCTCGCGAAACGGTCCGTAAAACGCACTGGCGTATTTGACAGCATAGCTCATGATCGGGATCTGGTCGAATCCCTCGGTATCCAGAGCGCGGCGGATGGCCGCCACCCGCCCGTCCATCATGTCACTGGGCGCGACGATATCGACCCCGGCGCGGGCATGGGCCACAGCCTGCCGGGACAACAGCTCCAGGGTGGGATCGTTGAGCACGTCCTGGCCGCGAACCACACCGCAGTGACCGTGATCGGTATATTCGCACATGCAGACATCTGTGACCACGATCAATTCCGGCAGCACCTGCTTAAGGGCACGCACGGCGCGGGGAATGATGCCGTCGTCACTGGTCCCCGCGCTACCCAGAGCATCCTTGCGATCCGGAATGCCGAACAGAATCACCGCCGGAATGCCGAGCTGCCAAACCTCGCGGGCCTCCGCGACCAACCGGTCGATGGACAGCTGGCATACACCGGGCATGGAACCGATGGGGTGACAGACATCCGCACCCTCGACGCAGAACAAAGGATAGATGAGATCGTCCACCGACAGACGGGTCTCGCGGACCATGTTTCGCAGAATCGGCGTGCGGCGCGTGCGGCGCGCCCGGTACTCGGGGAAATGCATGGATTGCTCCTGAAATTACGCCAGAGTAGAGTCGCACAGGCGTTATTGCACTTATGCGACACTTCGGCTCCATGGTTTTTAGCGGATTGACACCGTCACGGTGGAAAAGGGCCGTCGACTCCCTCGAAATGCTTTTCCAAACCCTCGATCAATGCTTCCGTGGTCGGCACGGCGGCTTCCACGGCCACCCGCAGGCCATGGCGCCGGATCGTGGCGCTGGTCAACGGACCGAGGCTGGCAATGACCGTTTTCGAAGCAGCTGTCGGCCGTCAGCCTCCAAAAGCTCAAGGCAATGCTCAACCGCCGAAGAGGAAGTGAAGGTCACGGCATCCACCCGTCGCCCAGAGCGCGGCTCAGATGCTCCTCTGCCGAGGCGGGTTTACGGGTATGGTAGGCCACCGGCGCCGAGACATCGGCACCGGTGGCGCGAAGTTCCGTGACCAGCAGGTCGCGGGCGAGCTGGCTGCGCGGATACAGGATCCGCCTGCCGGCCACCCCCCGCTTCAAAAGCGCGGCCAGCATCCCTTCGGCACACTGTCTATCGGCACCAGGTCGGCACGCAAACCGTATCCCGCCAGAGCGGCGGCGGTTTTCCCTCCC
This portion of the Syntrophotalea acetylenica genome encodes:
- a CDS encoding uroporphyrinogen-III synthase, which codes for MLAALLKRGVAGRRILYPRSQLARDLLVTELRATGADVSAPVAYHTRKPASAEEHLSRALGDGWMP
- the hemB gene encoding porphobilinogen synthase, whose product is MHFPEYRARRTRRTPILRNMVRETRLSVDDLIYPLFCVEGADVCHPIGSMPGVCQLSIDRLVAEAREVWQLGIPAVILFGIPDRKDALGSAGTSDDGIIPRAVRALKQVLPELIVVTDVCMCEYTDHGHCGVVRGQDVLNDPTLELLSRQAVAHARAGVDIVAPSDMMDGRVAAIRRALDTEGFDQIPIMSYAVKYASAFYGPFREAAESAPQFGDRRSYQMDPANRREALREARLDVHENADFLMVKPAMAYLDILRDLREAFDLPLVAYNVSGEFAMLKAAAQRGWIDHDRVMLELLTAMKRAGADLIITYHAKEAAGLLRQDHSGQEP